TCGACAAATGGGCTTTCGACGTCCCCTTCGTCTGCGGCGCCACCAACCTGGGCGAGGCCTTGCGCCGCATCACCGAGGGGGCCGCTATGATCCGCTCCAAGGGGGAGGCCGGCACCGGTGACGTCTCCGAGGCCGTCCGTCACCTGCGTACCATTCGAGCCGAGATGGCACGTCTGGCCAGCATGTCTCCTGACGAGCTTTACGTCGCCGCCAAGGAGCTTCAGGCTCCCTACGACCTCGTCGCTGAGGTGGCTCGCACCGGTGAGCTCCCGGTGGTGCTCTTCGTCGCCGGTGGTGTGGCTACCCCGGCTGACGCCGCCCTCGTCATGCAGATGGGTGCCCAGGGAGTCTTTGTCGGCTCGGGCATCTTCAAGTCCGGCAACCCGGCTGCTCGTGCTGCTGCCATCGTCAAGGCCACGACGGCCTA
The genomic region above belongs to Cutibacterium equinum and contains:
- the pdxS gene encoding pyridoxal 5'-phosphate synthase lyase subunit PdxS, with translation MLKGGVIMDVVTPEQARIAEDAGACAVMALERVPADIRAQGGVARMSDPDLIEGIIDAVSIPVMAKARIGHFVEAQVLESLKVDFIDESEVLSPADYANHIDKWAFDVPFVCGATNLGEALRRITEGAAMIRSKGEAGTGDVSEAVRHLRTIRAEMARLASMSPDELYVAAKELQAPYDLVAEVARTGELPVVLFVAGGVATPADAALVMQMGAQGVFVGSGIFKSGNPAARAAAIVKATTAYDDPDTIAEVSRGLGEAMVGINVADVPAPHRLAERGW